The genomic interval TCCGTTTCCCGGAAACTTCTTCCCTCGGCATCAAGCCTGTATCCAAAGAAGGTACTGAAAGGCTGGTACGTGCAGCACTGAAATATGCGCTGGAACAGAAACTGCCTTCCCTGACCCTGGTGCATAAGGGCAACATCATGAAATTTACCGAAGGCGGCTTCAAAAACTGGGGTTATGAACTGGCTGTACGTGAATTTGGCGACAAGGTATATACCTGGGAACAGTGGGAAGCTACCAAAAAAGCCAGTGGTGAAGAAGAAGCCAACAAAGAACTGAATGTAGCTATTGCACATAAAAAACTGATCGTGAAAGATGTTATCGCCGATAACTTCCTTCAGCAGATCCTCCTGGCGCCACAGGATTACTCCGTAGTGGCTACCCTGAACCTGAACGGCGACTATATCTCCGACGCGCTTGCTGCTGCAGTAGGCGGTATCGGTATCGCCCCGGGCGCCAATATCAATTATCTGACCGGTCATGCTGTATTTGAAGCTACACACGGTACTGCGCCCCGCTTCGCCAATACAGATACTATGAACCCAAGCTCCGTTATCCTCAGCGGCGTAATGATGCTGGAATACATGGGCTGGAAAGAAGCCGCCGATACTATTACACACGGCCTCAGCACTGCGATTGCACGTAAACGTGTGACCATAGACTTCTACAAGCTGATGGATGATGCTACCCTGGTAAAAACCAGTGAATTTGCAGATGAAGTGATCAAACACCTGTAACCCGAGGGGATACACAAAGACATATAGTTCCGCTTTTCAAGGCCCTGGTAGACAGTGATAATTCATTTTTTTGTCAAAGAATTGTTGCAATGCCAGCCCATGGAAAGCGGAACTTGTAAATTATACCCGGTTATCGTATATTTCACGATTATCACATGAACACTCGTATCTAATTAAAAATCAAAGTCGAAATGGCAGAAAAAATCAAAGTCGCCAACCCGGTCGTTGAACTGGATGGAGATGAGATGACGCGGATCATCTGGAAATTCATTAAAGATAAACTGATCCTTCCTTACCTGGATGTTGATATCAAATACTTTGACCTTGGCATGGAACATCGTGATGCTACCAATGACCAGGTGACCATTGATGCTGCTAATGCTATCAAGGAAGTAGGTGTTGGTATCAAATGCGCTACCATCACTCCCGATGAAGAGCGTGTGAAGGAATTCAAGCTGAAACAGATGTGGAAGTCTCCAAACGGAACTATCCGTAACATCCTCGACGGTACCGTATTCCGTGAGCCAATCGTAACCAAGAACGTACCACGCCTGGTGCCTAACTGGACTGCTCCTATCTGCATTGGCCGTCACGCTTTCGGCGACCAGTACCGCGCTACTGACTTCGTAACTAAAGGTAAAGGTAAACTGACCATCAAGTTCGAAGGCGAGAATGGTGAAGTGATCGAGCACGAAGTATTCAACTTCAAAGGCGACGGCGTTGCCCTGGCTATGTACAACACTGACGAGTCTATCAAAGGATTTGCACGTGCTTGTTTCAACCAGGCGCTGATCAAAAAATGGCCACTGTACCTGAGCACCAAGAACACCATCCTGAAAAAATACGATGGCCGTTTCAAAGACATTTTCGAAGAGATCTACCAGAACGAATTCAAGGCTGAATTCCAGAAAAATGGCCTGACCTATGAGCACCGCCTGATCGATGACATGGTGGCGAGCGCACTGAAATGGAATGGTAACTTCGTATGGGCCTGTAAGAACTACGATGGCGACGTTCAGTCTGATACCGTTGCTCAGGGCTTCGGTTCACTGGGTCTGATGACTTCTACCCTGGTAACTCCTGATGGTACTGTAATGGAAGCAGAAGCCGCACATGGTACTGTAACCCGTCACTATCGCGACCACCAGGCTGGTAAACCAACTTCTACCAACCCTATCGCGTCTATCTTCGCATGGACCCGTGGTCTGGAATTCCGTGGCCGCCTGGACAACAACCAGGAGCTGATCAACTTCTGTCATGCACTGGAAGCTGTTTGCGTTGAAACAGTAGAAAGCGGCAAAATGACGAAAGATCTGGCTGTTTGTATACACGGTAACAAAGTTGAGCACGGAAAGCATTATCTTTACACTGAAGAATTCCTCCAGGAACTGGATAACGCGCTGAAAGCGAAACTGACAAAGTAAGTTCACGTACGTAATACTGATATAAACACAAGGTCCCTGCAAATGCAGGGACCTTGTTATTTTGGAATGATCTGATAATACGTCAGGTAAAATTTGTAATGGAAGGGTTAAATGAATGGCGCTTCATTAACTACATGCCCATTATCTTTCGCAGCACCTTGTCTTCTCCATAGATATCCTCATGAAATACGAGACTTCCCTCCCTTCCTTCTGCTGAAAAATACCGGAGATAAATAGGGATGGCATGCTGGATATCGATCTGCTTTTTATTCCCGTTCGCCAGCCACATACGCATGCTATCGCGGGGGTGCCGGGTATCATCTTTCGTGAGGTACATGGCCAGGCTATCCCACTGCTGCACTCTTACGCAGCCGTGACTTAAAGCCCTGTAGGCATTGGAGAAAAGGCCCCTGTTGTTCGTATCGTGGAGGTATACCGAGTACTTGTTCATAAAGTTGAACTTCATGATACCCAGTGAGTTTTCCAAACCGTCCATCTGGCGGAGTACATAGGGGAAGTAGTTCTTACTCATGCGCCCCCAGTTCACGCTGTCTGGATTGACGGCATTTCCATCCCTGTCAATGATCTCCAGGCTCTTTTTTGCGAGGTAGGCCCTGTCTTTTTTAATAGCGGGCAACATTTCCTTTATGGTGATGCTGAAAGGCACGCGCCAGTAGGGATACATGATGAAATTGGTCATGCGGGAATTGAGCAGCGGCGTACGTGTACGTGGCGCACCCACAATGATCTTCGAGGTAAGTACTACCGATCCGCTATCCCACAGTTCCATTCTGTAAGCGGGGACATTTACCAGGATAAAGCGCTGGGGAAGGGTATCAGGCAGTTTACGCCAGCGGTCCATATTTACGGCCACCTGCGCACGCCAGTCGCGGAAGGTTTTATTCAGCGCCTGGACAGTTTTTTTACCTGCCTGGCCATCTTCATACATATTAAATTCTTTCTGAAAAGCGCGGATGCCCCTTTTCAGAAGCACGGTATCAGTGCTATGCCCACCGGATGTATCGAGGTGACCGCTTTGCACCAGGCGGTTGATCAGCTGTTGACGGTAGGCAAATGTATCAGTATATGAAGTGGGCAGAGAATCCCATTTCATGTCGCAGTATTTTCCCTTAAAATTGATCCAGGCTGATTTCAACTGCTGGTATCCCTGGTGCTGCGGCTCCTGCAAACGTAAGGTGGCGCCGACAATATGCTGGTGTAAAGCGGCGGTGAGATAATTGGCCAGCAAGGTGTCGGAATAAATTGAATCCCGGCGCAGGGTAATACTATCTCGTGGGGCAATTCCAAAACGCAGGTGGGTGGCCATCTTCATAAAAGCGTCTGTCATCAGCACGTCGATCTGTGCCCAGAGCGCAGCATCTTTCCTGGCGGCATCGTCTTCTTTCAGGCGCTTCATAGCCTGTGTCAGTGCCACATTGTGATAGCTGGCAGGATTCAGCCCTGATTCATCAGCGTGAGACACGTAATAGAACAGGGAATCGGCCCCGGGATCGAGCGCACCATCGGAAGACCATACGGGATTGTTGCCGGTTTGCTGGTAAAAATAAGTCAGTGCCCCGCTACGCAGCGCTGGTACACTATCCTCCATGACATCTTCATTGTCCACTATATATTCAAGACGTTCTGCTATATTCTCCGGAATGACCTCACTTAGCTGCCGTACATCCTTTACTATTTCTTTTTCCCGGAGCACCCGCTTTCTGTGGCAGGCAAACAATGAAAACAATACAAATACAATAGTTAAATTGTCCCTTAGAAACCTATACTTCATTGGCGATAACAATGGGGTAAAGATAGGCAATTGCTATATACAAATTTTGGAAAATATATCGTTTGCCGTTAATGGGGGAACGAACATTAAAAAAGGTGTACCGGGATACGATACACCCTTTTCAGGCCTTCTTACGAAAACCTCCGGAAGAACAACAATTTACTAATAGATTGGAATAGTTATTTACAACAATTCTTCTTCACAAACAGTGACTGGATGAACCGAAGTACTGTTATCAAAGCATTCTTCATTTTCTTTTTGTTGAAATATTAAAAATATTGTGCCCGAACCGTAATGTAAAGGTATTAAATACATTGCGAGTCATGTCACCAAATAATTGTGTACGGGAAGAAAAATCCAGCCGGAATAACAAACACGCGTATTACTTACACTTACAGCGTTCAGTAATTGATGAGTATTGTGTACAGATAAGTGCAGTATGCTGCACAGGGGAATATGTTCACCGTCCGGCAGACAGTGATGGTTCATTGCAGTAAAATGGGTAACAGTCAATGCAGGCACAGGTGGCATCATCACCGGTATGAGATGTAAAATCCACTGACGACAGCTTACCCGCACGGCAGTCTGCGTTCACCGTGAACCCACCGGTGAGCGTGACATACAGGAAAGCTAGTAATATGGTTACAAATCTCTTCATGTTACGGATGCAAATTTAGCAATACTGCCAGATTTACTTACATCCCTGCGCTTTCTTCAATTTTATCGGCCAGACCCAGTAATAATGACATGCTGGCTGCTTTAGTAGCTTCGGCCCTGACGTGGCCGTCCATGTCATGTTCAAAAACGACATCCTGCCCATTTACATTCACGAGAAAACGGGGAGAGTGACCATTCAAAGGTTTCACCATGTACCTGTCTTTGTTAATAACTACTGTAAACGCCTTCATGTTAAAATGCTTTATACAAACTTAAACAAAGAGCACGCCAGAAGGTTGCAGTCTGATAACGGCTGCGACCTACTGACAGTAGTAAAACGGTTTACTTAATAAAGGCTTAATGTCTTGATTTAAAGAAGTTTACGGTCTCAGCTACACGTATTTCAGGTACTTGTTAACGATTTGTTAGTTAATGAACCACCAGCGGATCCCCAGTCTGAACTGGAAATTATTGTATGGATAGGCTGGTCCGGCGAAGTTATTTGTTGCAAAAAATGTATTCAGGTTTTCACCCCTGATGAAAGCAGACAATGACTTGATCCTGAAGTGTACAAATGCCGCCAGGTCGGGCGCATAGTACTTCACCCGTTGTGTAGTCTGATACACAAATTGACCTGTTACCGGCGAGTAATCGTCTGCATAATAGGAAGTATTATATTTTGCTTCAATACCGGTCATCAGGTTCAGGTTGTTAAACAACTTGTTTTCATATGCCAGCCGGTGGCGGGTCCAGATGGTAGGCACATTTATCCTGCCATCGCCATGTACCTGCTGAAATGCGATGTCCATGTACCAGTTGTAGTGTTTGTACCTGAAATGCTTGCTTAATGTAACCTGTAACAGGTTGAACAGCGCCGGCGCCTGTGTACTGGTATAGTAATTTTCGAAGTAGGTATAGTTCTCGATCAGGAAATAATTCACTGCCAGGTTGTACTTCAGCTTCCTGTTATCGGCAGAGAACTGCAACTGCGTAATATTCTCCTTTCCGAGCGTGCTGTTATACCAGCTGTCATATGTACTGCTGAAATATTTGTATACATAGGAGGGCTCGCGGTTGGTATTACTGAAGAAGAGATGCACATTACCCAGTGTTTCATTGAGGTAACGGCTCAACATACCGGTCACGTTGTAGTCGCCGGAATTCTGCCCGGCGAGATACAATTCACCTTTGGCAGAGAGGTCCCATTTCTGGTTGCGTGTCTTATTCCGGTATTCACCATGTATTACAACGTTGTTGAAGTTCACGCCGGCATCCAGGAAAGTGCCCCTGATATTCTCATACCTGGCTCCCGCACTGATAAAATGCGCCTGGTTGCCACGCACCGGGAATTGTATGAGAGAGATATCGTTGGAGATGGTGCGCCATTCGTGCTGCGCCCGGACGGTATCTCCATTGAACCCCCATTTGTAGCGGTTTGTATAGTAAAAAGTATCCGGCTGGCCATCCAGGTAGGAGGCACTGTTGTTGTCTACCTTAAAACTATATTGTACACGGAAGAAAGGATCAAATTTATAATAATCCGTAGTATCGTTTACGTGAATGGTATCTCCTTTACCCCAGTCGTACTGCTGCACCAACAGGATGCCGGACTGCCTCTGAGATGTTTTCACCGGCAGTGTGGTACTGAACAGGCCTGTGGTAGTAGCTGAATAGTTCCCCAGGTTCACGTCAATGGTCTTGCGGTTATTATAACGGGGGTTATCCAGTATGGTGTCGCCCGCCCGCAGACCGCCATTCTCACCATTGTTAAACTTGTTATAAAAATAGCTGAGGTATGCATTGTACCGTTTGTTCCTGCTGTTGAAACGGCCGGTAATGCGGTATACGTCGTGGTTAGTGGATTGTGATCTGAAATAGCCCGGAGCGTAGATCTTATTGTATTCAAAACCGAAGTTGAAATGGTCTGTGCGGTTTTGTGTATGCAATACGCCGATCTGTTGTTCCTGCTGGCTGCCAACCATATACAGCAATTCGGAGTAAGGACGGTTGGTAGTATAAATACGGGCATTTTCATGCGTAAATGCGTAAGGATCAAAGATATGGAAGCCCGCATCAAAACCCGGTTTCATAAATGGCGTAAACATCACGTTACGGGCAGGCGCGCCATTATTCCCCAGGAATACATAGCTGCCAGGGATGCGCAGGAATGTGCTGTTAAAATCAGCAATAGAGGAATCCAGCCTGAAGTCGGTAGGTTCTCCAAGTCTGCGGTAAGTGATGGTAAGCGTATCCAGGTCATGCTTGTGGCTGCCGGTGTCTTTTTGCATGGAGGAAGAGCCACCGCCGCCCATATTCCCGAAACGCTGGCCTATCTGTGCCTGCAGTTGCTGTGCGCATACCAGCAAACAACATATTAAAATAAATGACCTCATCCTTTGATATATTTCCTGCTTCGTTCTTCTTTTGACTTAGATTACCCTGATCAGTTCCCTGAAAATAAGCGTTAATTTCGGTTCAGCCGCGTTGGCAGCTTCCAGCACCTCTTCGTGCGTGATCACATTTTCCTCTTCCCTGATGCCAATATCAGTAATAACACTCATTGCGAATACTTTTAATCCGCTGTGAGCAGCCACTATCACCTCTGGCACGGTGCTCATGCCCACGGCATCTCCACCGATGATGTGCATATACATATATTCCGCCCTCGTTTCGAAGGTCGGCCCCTGTACGCCCACATACACTCCTGTATGTACAGGAATATTACTGGCCTGAGCAATTTCCTTTGCTTTCGTAATCAGCGCTTTCGAATAGGGTTCACTCATATCCGGGAAACGGGGGCCCAGCGTATTGTTATTGGGACCGCGCAGCGGATGTTCGGGTTGCAGGTTAATATGGTCCCGGATGATCATCAGGTCGCCCACATTAAATGCCTTGTTCATACCACCGGCTGCATTGGAAATCAGCAGGGTATGTACGCCAAGCGCCTTCATCACCCTTACAGGGAAAGTTACCTGCTGCATAGACAGCCCCTCATAATAGTGAAATCTGCCTGCCATAGCTATTACAGGACGGCCGTTCATTTTCCCCAGTATCAGGCGGCCCTTATGGCCTTCTACAGAAGAAGAGGGGAAATGGGGGATATTTTCGTAGGGGATTTCCGTACTGTCGGTAATATCGCCGGCCAGATTACCTAAGCCGCTGCCCAATATAATGCCCACTTCCGGGGT from Chitinophaga filiformis carries:
- the icd gene encoding NADP-dependent isocitrate dehydrogenase; amino-acid sequence: MPAEKISMTNGQLQVPNHPIIPFIEGDGIGPDIWRASVRVFDAAVEKAYGGKRKIEWKEVLAGEKAFQQTGEWLPKATLDAFKEYLVSIKGPLSTPVGGGIRSLNVAMRQELDLYACVRPVRWFDKVPSPVKHPEKVDMVIFRENTEDIYAGIEYMYGTPEAEKLLNFLQNEMGVKKIRFPETSSLGIKPVSKEGTERLVRAALKYALEQKLPSLTLVHKGNIMKFTEGGFKNWGYELAVREFGDKVYTWEQWEATKKASGEEEANKELNVAIAHKKLIVKDVIADNFLQQILLAPQDYSVVATLNLNGDYISDALAAAVGGIGIAPGANINYLTGHAVFEATHGTAPRFANTDTMNPSSVILSGVMMLEYMGWKEAADTITHGLSTAIARKRVTIDFYKLMDDATLVKTSEFADEVIKHL
- a CDS encoding NADP-dependent isocitrate dehydrogenase, whose product is MAEKIKVANPVVELDGDEMTRIIWKFIKDKLILPYLDVDIKYFDLGMEHRDATNDQVTIDAANAIKEVGVGIKCATITPDEERVKEFKLKQMWKSPNGTIRNILDGTVFREPIVTKNVPRLVPNWTAPICIGRHAFGDQYRATDFVTKGKGKLTIKFEGENGEVIEHEVFNFKGDGVALAMYNTDESIKGFARACFNQALIKKWPLYLSTKNTILKKYDGRFKDIFEEIYQNEFKAEFQKNGLTYEHRLIDDMVASALKWNGNFVWACKNYDGDVQSDTVAQGFGSLGLMTSTLVTPDGTVMEAEAAHGTVTRHYRDHQAGKPTSTNPIASIFAWTRGLEFRGRLDNNQELINFCHALEAVCVETVESGKMTKDLAVCIHGNKVEHGKHYLYTEEFLQELDNALKAKLTK
- a CDS encoding murein L,D-transpeptidase, producing MKYRFLRDNLTIVFVLFSLFACHRKRVLREKEIVKDVRQLSEVIPENIAERLEYIVDNEDVMEDSVPALRSGALTYFYQQTGNNPVWSSDGALDPGADSLFYYVSHADESGLNPASYHNVALTQAMKRLKEDDAARKDAALWAQIDVLMTDAFMKMATHLRFGIAPRDSITLRRDSIYSDTLLANYLTAALHQHIVGATLRLQEPQHQGYQQLKSAWINFKGKYCDMKWDSLPTSYTDTFAYRQQLINRLVQSGHLDTSGGHSTDTVLLKRGIRAFQKEFNMYEDGQAGKKTVQALNKTFRDWRAQVAVNMDRWRKLPDTLPQRFILVNVPAYRMELWDSGSVVLTSKIIVGAPRTRTPLLNSRMTNFIMYPYWRVPFSITIKEMLPAIKKDRAYLAKKSLEIIDRDGNAVNPDSVNWGRMSKNYFPYVLRQMDGLENSLGIMKFNFMNKYSVYLHDTNNRGLFSNAYRALSHGCVRVQQWDSLAMYLTKDDTRHPRDSMRMWLANGNKKQIDIQHAIPIYLRYFSAEGREGSLVFHEDIYGEDKVLRKIMGM
- a CDS encoding putative porin, which gives rise to MRSFILICCLLVCAQQLQAQIGQRFGNMGGGGSSSMQKDTGSHKHDLDTLTITYRRLGEPTDFRLDSSIADFNSTFLRIPGSYVFLGNNGAPARNVMFTPFMKPGFDAGFHIFDPYAFTHENARIYTTNRPYSELLYMVGSQQEQQIGVLHTQNRTDHFNFGFEYNKIYAPGYFRSQSTNHDVYRITGRFNSRNKRYNAYLSYFYNKFNNGENGGLRAGDTILDNPRYNNRKTIDVNLGNYSATTTGLFSTTLPVKTSQRQSGILLVQQYDWGKGDTIHVNDTTDYYKFDPFFRVQYSFKVDNNSASYLDGQPDTFYYTNRYKWGFNGDTVRAQHEWRTISNDISLIQFPVRGNQAHFISAGARYENIRGTFLDAGVNFNNVVIHGEYRNKTRNQKWDLSAKGELYLAGQNSGDYNVTGMLSRYLNETLGNVHLFFSNTNREPSYVYKYFSSTYDSWYNSTLGKENITQLQFSADNRKLKYNLAVNYFLIENYTYFENYYTSTQAPALFNLLQVTLSKHFRYKHYNWYMDIAFQQVHGDGRINVPTIWTRHRLAYENKLFNNLNLMTGIEAKYNTSYYADDYSPVTGQFVYQTTQRVKYYAPDLAAFVHFRIKSLSAFIRGENLNTFFATNNFAGPAYPYNNFQFRLGIRWWFIN
- a CDS encoding purine-nucleoside phosphorylase — its product is MSDLLQQIAAAADYIKKSWSGTPEVGIILGSGLGNLAGDITDSTEIPYENIPHFPSSSVEGHKGRLILGKMNGRPVIAMAGRFHYYEGLSMQQVTFPVRVMKALGVHTLLISNAAGGMNKAFNVGDLMIIRDHINLQPEHPLRGPNNNTLGPRFPDMSEPYSKALITKAKEIAQASNIPVHTGVYVGVQGPTFETRAEYMYMHIIGGDAVGMSTVPEVIVAAHSGLKVFAMSVITDIGIREEENVITHEEVLEAANAAEPKLTLIFRELIRVI